In Crassostrea angulata isolate pt1a10 chromosome 6, ASM2561291v2, whole genome shotgun sequence, a genomic segment contains:
- the LOC128187587 gene encoding acetylcholine receptor subunit beta-type acr-3-like: MTVTRVRTLFCGFVFFYCLNLIECQETGNLKNILNEIFETQKYDKRIRPVRNESRSIDVSVSLFVLGINYLNEKTGVFSVTGFLLVRWRDEFLVWEPKLYNNVSSFTIPQDSIWIPDLFLRNGVKEATGLGGDFYYLPVSYTGDVMWWPFSVFNAHCQVDVAFFPFDTQTCRLMFSIWNHKYKQVNIAKTEKYVGTYHFFENGIWSIAENKSYLELDEVGEYSQLNISFTLKRKSWFYLWNLIKVFLIPIILLGFLKIFAFLVPAESGEKVSFAVTLFLSYGVFLNLLTSSLPENSDSVCLVCLYMVIQLTLGVLLIVIVNMQVLICNREKHLLFSRYEMRLILLFKKKSLQGCNRGLNVRDTDWTLLSSAIDKMMLIVMTTFEFFLIIVFFVMFYVNV, from the exons ATGACAGTGACCCGTGTGAGAACATTGTTTTGTGGTTTCGTCTTTTTCTATTGCTTAAATCTTATTGAGTGTCAGGAAacaggaaatttaaaaaatattctaaacgAAATATTCGAAACACAGAAATACGACAAACGAATACGCCCTGTGAGAAACGAGTCCCGATCAATTGATGTCAGcgtttctttgtttgttttagGGATAAATTACCTGAATGAGAAAACCGGGGTTTTTTCCGTAACAGGTTTTCTTTTGGTACGTTGGAGAGATGAGTTTCTTGTTTGGGAGCCTAAGCTATACAACAACGTGTCTTCGTTTACCATACCCCAAGATAGCATTTGGATACCTGACTTATTTCTCAGGAATGGGGTAAAAGAAGCAACTGGTTTAGGTGGAGATTTCTATTATTTACCCGTCAGTTATACGGGCGACGTTATGTGGTGGCCGTTCTCGGTCTTTAATGCTCACTGCCAAGTTGATGTCGCATTTTTCCCGTTTGATACTCAAACCTGCCGACTGATGTTTTCTATTTGGAACCATAAGTATAAGCAAGTGAACATtgcaaaaactgaaaaatacGTGGGTACATACCATTTCTTTGAAAACGGAATATGGTCTATTGCAGAAAACAAAAGTTATTTAGAGCTTGACGAAGTTGGGGAATACAGCCAGctcaatatttcatttaccttGAAAAGGAAGAGTTGGTTTTATCTTTGGaatttaattaaggtcttcc ttattccTATAATTCTGTtgggatttttaaagatctttgCGTTCCTTGTTCCTGCTGAAAGTGGAGAGAAGGTTTCATTTGCGGTGACCCTTTTCCTATCGTACGGGGTATTTCTGAACTTGCTCACCTCATCTTTGCCTGAAAATTCGGACTCGGTTTGTCTGGTTTGCTTATATATGGTGATTCAGCTAACTCTCGGAGTCTTGCTTATCGTCATTGTAAACATGCAGGTACTAATCTGTAATCGAGAAAAACACCTCCTATTTTCGCGATATGAAATGCGTCTGATACTGCTTTTCAAGAAGAAATCTCTACAAGGATGCAACAGAGGACTCAACGTAAGGGATACTGATTGGACGCTATTGTCGTCTGCTATTGACAAAATGATGTTGATTGTAATGACAACATTTGAGTTCTTTTTGATAATTGTATTCTTTGTTATGTTCTATGTAAATGTTTAG
- the LOC128187588 gene encoding selenoprotein M-like, producing KHCSHNVEFKKVGGAPPELILVGKGGEELERIELEHKNREECNQLLTQRGFYKKSEASEEVPEEFRQGPYKLKEEL from the exons AAACACTGCAGTCATAATGTAGAGTTTAAGAAGGTTGGAGGAGCTCCCCCCGAGTTGATCCTCGTAGGGAAAGGTGGAGAGGAACTGgag AGGATTGAGTTGGAGCACAAGAACCGTGAAGAATGCAACCAGTTATTGACTCAGAGAGGGTTTTATAAGAAGTCAGAAGCCAGTGAAGAAGTCCCAGAAGAGTTTAGACAGGGTCCCTACAAACTTAAGGAAGAgctttaa